A window of the Desulfotignum phosphitoxidans DSM 13687 genome harbors these coding sequences:
- a CDS encoding FAD-dependent oxidoreductase — protein sequence MTKIEFDGTTILSTASGDETIVGDYYILAINPFATAQILSKTPELAKLEVLRLFTPLVQDGPHTQVSFRVAFSEEIHFPRERMAVIVTDSEFNLTLFAEEQAWNKDVDLGKNVKSLWTGTSCISSVPGRIYHKPVNTCTKEEFKEEVKAQILRCGALDEMIREANQGKALKDFSMMEIEVWHEWEFSAEGIRPYQPKWVNSTTTQHFMPPQTTPLANLFLAGAHTQTQTHVWSIEGAVESGRRAAKAIDPRVAVIDQYIPGWVRVISRIDDLLYAVKAPHVIDLTIALLLFLGLWFLL from the coding sequence TTGACAAAAATTGAATTTGACGGCACAACGATTCTTTCCACTGCTTCAGGCGACGAGACAATTGTCGGTGATTACTATATCCTGGCCATTAATCCTTTTGCCACGGCACAAATTTTAAGCAAAACTCCCGAACTGGCAAAGCTGGAGGTTCTCCGATTGTTTACGCCCCTCGTCCAGGATGGGCCGCATACCCAGGTATCCTTTCGGGTGGCGTTTTCAGAGGAGATCCATTTTCCCCGTGAAAGAATGGCCGTAATTGTGACTGATTCAGAATTCAACCTGACCCTGTTTGCCGAGGAACAGGCATGGAACAAGGACGTGGATCTGGGAAAAAACGTGAAATCGCTGTGGACCGGAACCTCCTGTATCAGCAGTGTTCCCGGCAGGATCTACCATAAACCCGTCAATACATGCACGAAAGAGGAGTTCAAAGAGGAGGTGAAGGCCCAGATATTGCGCTGCGGCGCGCTTGATGAAATGATCCGGGAAGCGAATCAGGGGAAAGCGCTGAAGGATTTTTCGATGATGGAAATCGAGGTCTGGCATGAGTGGGAATTCTCTGCTGAGGGAATCAGGCCGTATCAACCCAAATGGGTGAACAGTACCACTACCCAGCACTTTATGCCGCCCCAGACCACACCGCTTGCCAACCTGTTTCTCGCCGGTGCGCATACCCAAACCCAGACCCATGTCTGGAGCATTGAAGGCGCCGTGGAAAGTGGCAGGAGAGCCGCCAAAGCCATTGACCCGCGAGTCGCGGTGATAGACCAGTACATTCCCGGATGGGTCAGGGTAATTTCCAGAATTGATGATCTGCTCTATGCGGTTAAAGCACCGCATGTTATTGATTTGACCATTGCCCTGCTCCTTTTTCTGGGCTTGTGGTTCTTGCTTTAA
- a CDS encoding FAD-dependent oxidoreductase: MKSVVIFGAGIAGLSAAHELNQLGYQVSVYEAMEQPGGFFRSARCSHNNMPTEYSWHGMDPWGGRGMAVAQRAQQRILVRALDRLSPGKGSRIPLAKAFDKN, translated from the coding sequence TTGAAATCAGTCGTTATTTTCGGCGCCGGAATCGCCGGATTAAGTGCCGCCCATGAACTCAACCAGTTGGGATATCAGGTATCGGTGTATGAAGCCATGGAACAGCCGGGCGGATTTTTCAGAAGTGCCCGTTGCAGTCACAATAATATGCCCACGGAATATTCCTGGCACGGCATGGACCCATGGGGCGGAAGAGGGATGGCTGTTGCTCAAAGGGCCCAGCAGCGAATACTGGTTCGAGCCCTGGATCGCCTGTCTCCAGGAAAAGGGAGTCGAATTCCACTGGCAAAAGCCTTTGACAAAAATTGA
- a CDS encoding formylglycine-generating enzyme family protein, whose product MENNLNRQFVPFDGIIPVKWWSWFLFFCLICVIQAAEGQEKQITNHLGMTFIRVAPGTFLMGSPETEEHRTSNETQHQIHIRKPFYLQETEVTLEQWRAVMGNSWFIRREGTARTPVTRVSFYDVQKFIRKLNKKGSAQYRLPSEAEWEYACRAGTTTAYSWGNEIDCSKGMYANNQKKLCDCCDYYRSVGLPVNGPAPVGSFAPNPWGFYDMHGNVWEWCADVYTDDIRTPGVNTYDLFSSRPRVRRGGSWYKYGQFLRSANRTYAHPGARFQTTGFRLVRETD is encoded by the coding sequence ATGGAAAACAACCTGAACAGACAATTTGTGCCCTTTGATGGCATAATACCGGTAAAATGGTGGTCCTGGTTCCTTTTTTTCTGTCTGATCTGTGTAATCCAGGCTGCTGAGGGCCAGGAAAAACAGATCACCAATCATCTGGGCATGACCTTTATCCGGGTGGCTCCCGGCACATTTCTCATGGGAAGCCCTGAAACTGAAGAACACCGGACAAGCAATGAAACACAGCACCAGATTCATATCAGAAAACCGTTTTATCTCCAGGAGACCGAAGTAACCCTGGAACAATGGCGGGCGGTGATGGGAAACAGCTGGTTTATCAGACGAGAAGGCACAGCCCGGACCCCGGTCACCCGTGTCTCTTTTTATGATGTCCAGAAATTTATCAGAAAACTCAACAAAAAAGGCAGCGCGCAATACCGGCTTCCTTCGGAAGCGGAATGGGAATATGCCTGCAGGGCCGGCACCACCACCGCATACAGCTGGGGAAATGAGATTGACTGTTCCAAGGGCATGTATGCCAATAATCAGAAAAAATTGTGCGATTGCTGTGATTATTACCGGTCTGTGGGACTGCCGGTAAACGGGCCTGCCCCGGTGGGGTCCTTTGCCCCCAATCCATGGGGGTTTTATGACATGCACGGCAATGTCTGGGAATGGTGTGCAGATGTATATACCGATGACATACGCACCCCCGGGGTCAACACCTATGATCTTTTCTCTTCCAGGCCCAGGGTACGCCGGGGCGGCAGCTGGTACAAATATGGCCAGTTTCTCAGAAGCGCCAACCGAACCTATGCCCATCCCGGCGCCAGGTTCCAGACCACCGGATTCAGGCTGGTCCGTGAGACAGATTGA
- a CDS encoding Npt1/Npt2 family nucleotide transporter: MRAKLLDLLKIYEEEISLFLWTAALLFWNMCNDLFNTRQSKRLFPLLTAGGVIGLILGSFGTPYFASLFSMDNLLYLYLVTTIFGALMIQAMGRSYATLIFTEKTGKSGKKRPPMMEEIKRVYPLVKDSILVKIVLVLTFMPNVLIPIMNYQFNYAVNEQFASESAMIQFFGNFRGVLYIVSLIVLLFVGRIYGRWGMPVALMFHPFNYMLAFMAFLLRFDVFSAMYAKMSTNIIRTTINGPANSILIGLFPESYRDMIRPFLRGTVVRLALFTGSALILVSTPLFHPRYLTLVALPFLIAWAAAPFVLKARYSKILLDMISRNLLDIKSLDQKELGQIFNQEKTLADLESLFLAARGNDALWYAGLLKKISPDRLDKLILKNLGHQDEDTQVALIKMISPEYGPRAAKDLVGYLSSQRHETTIAILKFVFRHGIQAVNPSDFSSYINSSHPVVRGFACACRYADQPESLHQCIEDWLSRTDTPFRRSGIICAGLSGNQEYIPRFQSLLKEPEIDPIIPDIIRALSRLQAEAGHSAALSYLDHNHKEVRMAALDALSITNDDTLKKAIHLLGDPSDAIHDFAFEKIKAADYQNNLLLVESLALPSTRVRRGLFKLLETLDIKDFDVLLFAKKNLSKAYEYLAMAQSLENLPRGGMQDLAMEHLVGKKEMVLENILKVLAIHDQTKRMKSAWQGIFSSDSRQRANAIELLNNALDNKTFKTMLPLLESPNPSMALTEGRKLTKIQTFDTEGKQAVSNLLSSANWVDVIIGLGILRETPDISINQDLIHNLKQSDNPHILREVDMLWNKNKKSGETNGEDSSEKLSLGEKILLLKEIEIFSGLSASELAAIAGVTEERAYDKKKDVIKQNSAGETVFLIIAGKVSVIMEGENSNEESIDQMSSGSAFGEMALIDDVPRSATIRTMTPCRFLLLHKQEFKETAMEFPRIALQICSVLSRRIRHLHSLVQEKVI, from the coding sequence ATGCGCGCAAAACTGCTGGATCTTCTCAAAATTTATGAAGAGGAAATCAGCCTTTTTTTATGGACAGCCGCCCTTTTGTTCTGGAACATGTGCAATGATCTGTTCAACACCCGCCAGTCCAAACGTCTGTTTCCCCTGCTCACGGCCGGGGGGGTCATCGGACTCATCTTAGGCAGTTTCGGCACCCCGTATTTTGCAAGCCTGTTCAGCATGGACAATTTGCTGTATCTGTATCTGGTCACCACTATTTTTGGTGCATTGATGATCCAGGCCATGGGGCGCAGTTACGCCACCTTGATATTTACCGAAAAAACAGGAAAATCCGGCAAAAAAAGGCCTCCCATGATGGAAGAAATCAAACGGGTATACCCCTTGGTAAAAGATTCCATCCTGGTAAAAATTGTCCTGGTTCTGACATTCATGCCCAATGTACTCATTCCCATCATGAACTACCAGTTCAATTATGCGGTTAATGAACAGTTTGCCTCGGAAAGTGCCATGATCCAGTTTTTCGGTAATTTCAGGGGAGTGCTGTATATCGTCAGCCTGATTGTTTTATTGTTTGTGGGACGTATTTACGGCCGGTGGGGAATGCCTGTGGCCCTCATGTTCCACCCTTTCAACTATATGCTGGCGTTTATGGCTTTTCTGCTCCGATTTGACGTATTTTCAGCCATGTATGCCAAGATGTCCACCAACATCATCCGCACCACCATTAACGGCCCTGCCAACAGTATTCTCATCGGTCTGTTTCCTGAATCCTACCGGGACATGATCCGCCCTTTTTTACGGGGCACTGTTGTCAGACTGGCCCTGTTCACAGGATCTGCACTGATTCTTGTTTCCACACCCTTATTTCATCCGAGATACCTGACCCTGGTGGCCCTGCCATTTCTCATCGCCTGGGCGGCAGCCCCGTTTGTGCTCAAGGCCAGGTATTCAAAGATTTTACTGGACATGATTTCCAGAAACCTGCTGGATATCAAAAGTCTTGACCAAAAAGAACTGGGCCAGATTTTTAATCAGGAAAAAACACTGGCAGACCTGGAATCCTTGTTTCTGGCTGCCCGGGGCAACGATGCACTCTGGTATGCCGGACTGTTGAAAAAAATTTCTCCAGACCGGCTGGATAAGTTGATTCTCAAAAACCTGGGCCACCAGGATGAGGATACCCAAGTGGCCCTCATCAAAATGATTTCTCCTGAATACGGCCCCCGGGCCGCAAAAGATCTGGTCGGGTATCTGTCCTCCCAGCGTCATGAAACCACCATCGCCATTTTGAAGTTTGTCTTCCGCCACGGTATCCAGGCTGTGAATCCATCTGATTTCTCCAGCTATATAAACAGTTCTCACCCGGTGGTCAGGGGATTTGCCTGCGCATGCCGGTATGCAGACCAGCCGGAATCGCTGCATCAATGTATCGAGGACTGGCTGTCTCGCACAGATACACCCTTTCGCCGGTCCGGTATTATCTGTGCCGGATTGAGCGGAAACCAGGAATATATTCCCAGGTTCCAGTCCCTGCTCAAGGAACCTGAAATCGATCCGATTATACCCGATATCATCAGAGCCCTGTCCCGGCTGCAGGCTGAGGCAGGCCATTCAGCCGCTTTGTCTTACCTGGATCATAATCATAAAGAAGTGCGCATGGCGGCTCTGGACGCCCTTTCCATAACAAATGATGATACTTTGAAAAAAGCGATTCACCTGCTGGGAGATCCTTCAGATGCCATCCATGACTTTGCCTTTGAAAAAATCAAGGCTGCGGACTATCAGAACAATCTGCTGCTGGTGGAATCTTTGGCACTGCCATCCACCCGGGTTCGGCGGGGACTTTTTAAACTGCTGGAAACCCTGGATATAAAAGACTTCGATGTATTGCTGTTCGCTAAAAAAAATCTTTCTAAAGCCTATGAATACCTGGCCATGGCCCAATCTTTGGAAAATCTTCCCCGGGGCGGGATGCAGGATCTTGCCATGGAACATCTTGTGGGAAAAAAAGAGATGGTATTGGAAAACATCCTCAAGGTTCTGGCCATCCATGACCAGACCAAACGGATGAAATCCGCCTGGCAGGGAATTTTCTCTTCTGACTCCCGCCAACGGGCCAATGCCATTGAACTGCTTAATAATGCTTTAGACAACAAAACCTTTAAAACCATGCTGCCGCTTCTGGAAAGCCCGAACCCTTCAATGGCTTTGACAGAAGGCAGAAAGCTTACAAAAATACAAACATTTGACACAGAGGGAAAACAGGCAGTATCAAATCTGCTTTCCTCTGCAAACTGGGTAGATGTGATCATTGGGCTGGGGATTCTGCGAGAAACACCAGACATATCCATCAACCAGGATCTGATCCATAACTTGAAACAATCTGATAACCCGCATATTTTACGGGAAGTTGACATGTTATGGAATAAAAACAAAAAGTCCGGGGAAACCAATGGGGAAGATTCATCCGAAAAATTATCTCTGGGAGAAAAGATACTTCTTTTAAAAGAAATCGAAATATTTTCAGGATTGAGCGCCTCGGAACTGGCAGCCATCGCCGGTGTTACCGAGGAGAGGGCATATGATAAAAAAAAGGATGTGATCAAGCAAAACAGTGCTGGCGAAACCGTTTTCCTGATTATTGCCGGCAAAGTATCGGTAATCATGGAAGGGGAAAACAGCAACGAGGAATCAATCGACCAGATGTCATCAGGCAGCGCATTTGGGGAAATGGCATTGATTGATGACGTCCCCAGGTCCGCCACTATCCGAACCATGACCCCCTGCCGGTTTCTCCTCCTTCACAAACAGGAATTCAAGGAAACCGCCATGGAATTTCCCCGCATTGCCCTGCAGATCTGTTCGGTTCTCAGCCGGCGGATCAGGCATCTGCATTCGCTGGTTCAGGAAAAAGTTATCTGA
- a CDS encoding B12-binding domain-containing radical SAM protein, whose amino-acid sequence MKILFIYPEFSDTFWSFTHALSFIGKKAAFPPLGLITVAALVPENWDKRLKDTNVERLKDKDIVWADLVFIGGMAVQRTSTRQIIDRCKTLNVKVVAGGPLFTCEPEAFMDVDHLVLDEAELTLPRFLSDLGNGRAEKIYRADGFCDPDDTPVPLWGLLNMKRYASMSLQFSRGCPFNCDFCNVTALFGHIPRLKKADRIILELDHIYAAGWRGSIFFVDDNFIGNKSYLKKHLLPALVDWRKDKKGCVFFTESSINLADDPELLDMMVKAGFDSVFIGIESPDEVCLAECHKTQNKNRDLLESVGIIQRSGLQVMGGFIVGFDSDGPSIFQRQIDFIQKSGIVTAMVGMLQAIPGTRLFDRLQQESRVTKSFTGDNVNGTTNIIPKMGMDNLFNGYQAIMKQIYQPKNYYRRIRTLLMELKAPETIVPIDFQRFLCFFRAGLRLGFFGKERFHYWNLIAWTLVRKPKLVPMAITLSIYGYHYRKICERYIYKA is encoded by the coding sequence ATGAAAATTTTATTCATTTACCCTGAATTTTCGGATACGTTCTGGTCTTTCACCCATGCCTTGAGCTTTATCGGAAAAAAAGCGGCTTTTCCGCCGCTGGGATTGATCACGGTGGCGGCCCTGGTGCCTGAAAACTGGGACAAACGCCTGAAGGATACGAATGTGGAGCGCCTCAAAGACAAGGATATTGTCTGGGCCGATCTGGTGTTTATCGGCGGCATGGCCGTGCAGCGCACATCCACCCGGCAGATCATCGATCGCTGTAAAACATTGAATGTCAAGGTTGTGGCCGGCGGGCCGCTGTTTACCTGTGAACCCGAAGCGTTCATGGACGTGGACCACCTGGTGCTGGATGAAGCGGAGTTGACGTTGCCCAGATTTTTGTCGGATCTTGGCAACGGCCGGGCTGAAAAAATATACCGGGCCGACGGATTTTGTGATCCTGATGACACCCCCGTGCCTTTGTGGGGGCTGTTAAACATGAAACGGTATGCATCCATGAGCTTGCAGTTTTCCAGGGGCTGCCCGTTTAACTGTGATTTCTGTAACGTGACGGCCTTGTTCGGCCACATCCCCCGGTTAAAAAAAGCCGACCGGATCATCCTGGAGCTGGATCATATTTATGCAGCCGGCTGGCGCGGCAGTATCTTTTTTGTGGATGATAATTTTATCGGTAACAAGTCGTATTTAAAAAAACATCTGCTCCCGGCCCTGGTTGACTGGCGAAAAGATAAAAAAGGCTGTGTGTTTTTTACGGAATCCTCCATCAATCTGGCGGATGATCCTGAACTTTTAGACATGATGGTAAAAGCCGGGTTTGATTCCGTGTTTATCGGCATTGAATCTCCGGATGAAGTGTGCCTTGCCGAATGTCATAAAACCCAGAATAAAAACAGGGATCTTCTGGAAAGCGTGGGCATCATCCAACGTTCCGGGCTGCAGGTCATGGGCGGGTTCATCGTCGGGTTTGACAGTGACGGGCCGTCCATTTTCCAGCGCCAGATCGATTTTATCCAGAAAAGCGGCATTGTCACGGCCATGGTGGGCATGCTCCAGGCCATTCCGGGAACCCGGCTGTTTGACCGGCTGCAGCAGGAAAGCCGGGTAACGAAATCCTTTACCGGGGACAATGTAAACGGCACCACCAATATCATCCCCAAGATGGGCATGGACAATCTGTTCAACGGATACCAGGCCATCATGAAACAGATCTATCAGCCGAAAAATTATTACCGCCGGATCAGGACTTTATTAATGGAGCTCAAAGCCCCTGAAACCATTGTTCCCATTGATTTTCAGCGGTTTCTTTGCTTTTTCAGAGCCGGTTTGCGGCTCGGTTTTTTCGGAAAAGAGCGGTTCCATTACTGGAATCTGATTGCCTGGACCCTGGTCCGAAAACCCAAACTGGTGCCTATGGCCATCACCCTGTCCATTTACGGCTACCATTACCGGAAAATATGCGAGAGATATATCTACAAAGCATAG